The window CCCTGGTTGCCGAAGGTGTAGGTCAATGGATGGTCTTCACCCTTCTGTGGGTTGAGGACCAATATCGGCGCCGCGGCTTTGGCACCTCGTTGCTTCGCGCGGCAGAAGCCGAATCGAAGAAAAGGGGTGCGGTTGGCGCTCTGGTCGACACCTATTCGTTCCATGCGCCGGCCTTCTACAGGATGAACGGATATACCGCCTACGGGCAAGTCGATGATTTCCCCGAAGCCGGAATGACTTGGTTTCGATTCAAGAAGGCGCTTTGATCGATTGGCAGCGTTGGATTCTGCAAAGAAAGCGATTGCGATGAGCACGACCAGCAAAGTCCGATCCGGGCCGAAAGAACCATCCGCCGTGTCCGCCCGCTACGAGGACGATCTTTATGGCTGGGCTGAAGCTCAGATCGCGCTGCTGAAGGCCGGCCGTCTAACCGAAGTCGACGCGGGGAATATCGCTGAGGAATTGGCTGACGTGGGGCACGATCAATATGACAAGCTGGAAAGCGCGTTGGGCATCCTGATGATGCACCTTCTGAAATGGGACCATCAGCCGACGCATCGATCGCGAAGCTGGGTCAACACCGTGCACGAGCAGCGAAAACGCATCGTGCGCGTCCTGCGCAAGAACCCAAGCCTCAAGTCGCGCATTCCCGAGGCGACCGAAGAGGGTTACGAGGATGCACGTGATGACGCTGCGGCTGAAACCGGGATCGCCAAGAAGCTTTTCCCGAAAGCCTGTCCCTATGACTGGTCCGAGATCACGACGCGCGTCATCGAATTTGAAGATCTCCGGTCGCCGGAAGAGTAACATGATGCTGGAGCTTCGGCCGATCCCATGACCACGTCCAACTCCAAATTCCGCAACACCAAGGAAGCTCCGACCGAGCCGTTCAAGCGCTCGGTGGCGTCCTGCCTGAAGGCGATCGCCAAGGCGCCCGAGCTCGATGTCAGCTTCGCCGCCGAGCGTCCCGGGCTCGCGCCGGGCAAAGCGCGGCTGCCCGAGCCCGCGCGAAAAATGACTAGGCGCGATGCCGCGATCGTGCGCGGCCACGCCGACTCCATCGCGCTCAAGCTCGCCTGTCATGATCCAAAGGTGCATCGCAAGCTGATGCCGGGCAATCCGCAGGCGCGCGGCGTGTTCGAGGCGGTGGAGCAGGCGCGGGTCGAGGCGATCGGCGCGCGGCGCATGGCGGGCGTTGCGAAAAATCTCACCGCGATGCTCGACGACCATTTCCATCGCGGCAAGTTCGACGAGATCACCGATCGCGCCGACGCGCCGCTCGCCGACGCGCTGGCGATGCTGGTGCGCGAACGCCTGACCGGCATGGCGCCGCCCACGGCCGCCAAGAAGATGGTCGATCTCTGGCGTCCCATTCTCGAAGACAAGATTGGCAGGCGGCTCGACCGGCTCGATACCGTGGTCGAGGACCAGACCAGGTTCGGCGATGCCGTGCATGATCTGCTGACGGCGCTCGAGATCGGCGACGAGCGCAGCGCCGACAGCGAAGACAATGACGAGAACGACGAGAACCAGGACGGCGACAACGATCAGTCCGGCGCGGAAGGCTCGCCCGATTCCGACGCCGCACAGGAGATGAGCGCCGACCAGGCGCAGGCCTCGAGCGAGGAGATGAGCGAGAGCGCGATGGAGAGCGCGCAGGCCTCGACCTCCGACACCTTCGACGACGGCGAGCTCGGCGACGACGAGACGCCGGGCGAGGCGACGCGGCCGAATTCGCATGGCAAGAATGAGCCGCGCGGGCCGGAATATCACGCCTTCGCGCCGAAGTTCGACGAGGTCATAGCCGCCGAAGACCTCTGCGACCATGACGAGCTGGAGCGGCTGCGCGCCTATCTCGACAAGCAGCTCGCGCATCTGCAGGGCATCGTCGCCCGTCTCGCCAACCG of the Bradyrhizobium sp. WSM1417 genome contains:
- the cobT gene encoding cobaltochelatase subunit CobT; translation: MTTSNSKFRNTKEAPTEPFKRSVASCLKAIAKAPELDVSFAAERPGLAPGKARLPEPARKMTRRDAAIVRGHADSIALKLACHDPKVHRKLMPGNPQARGVFEAVEQARVEAIGARRMAGVAKNLTAMLDDHFHRGKFDEITDRADAPLADALAMLVRERLTGMAPPTAAKKMVDLWRPILEDKIGRRLDRLDTVVEDQTRFGDAVHDLLTALEIGDERSADSEDNDENDENQDGDNDQSGAEGSPDSDAAQEMSADQAQASSEEMSESAMESAQASTSDTFDDGELGDDETPGEATRPNSHGKNEPRGPEYHAFAPKFDEVIAAEDLCDHDELERLRAYLDKQLAHLQGIVARLANRLQRRLMAQQNRAWEFDLEEGILDPARLSRVVTDPYHPLSFMHEKEATFRDTVVTLLLDNSGSMRGRPITVAATCADILARTLERCGVKVEILGFTTRAWKGGQSREAWLAAGKPASPGRLNDLRHIIYKSADAPWRRARKNLGLMMREGLLKENIDGEALDWAHKRLLGRPEQRKILMMISDGAPVDDSTLSVNPGNYLERHLRHIIEEIETRSPVELIAIGIGHDVTRYYRRAVTIVDAEELGGAITEKLAELFSETNTAPTQPANRPRRKLHS
- a CDS encoding N-acetyltransferase — protein: MEVRIETTYGATKKFAAAGLEAFNRQHQTGSPPKSFAVTVRENETARAALVAEGVGQWMVFTLLWVEDQYRRRGFGTSLLRAAEAESKKRGAVGALVDTYSFHAPAFYRMNGYTAYGQVDDFPEAGMTWFRFKKAL
- a CDS encoding DUF29 domain-containing protein translates to MAALDSAKKAIAMSTTSKVRSGPKEPSAVSARYEDDLYGWAEAQIALLKAGRLTEVDAGNIAEELADVGHDQYDKLESALGILMMHLLKWDHQPTHRSRSWVNTVHEQRKRIVRVLRKNPSLKSRIPEATEEGYEDARDDAAAETGIAKKLFPKACPYDWSEITTRVIEFEDLRSPEE